One Spartobacteria bacterium genomic window carries:
- a CDS encoding HlyD family efflux transporter periplasmic adaptor subunit — protein MNSLRLLLSMCLILTVISLSSGFSQNVACMGQVVPGERVVRLAAPAGAIVGELPVQRGSQVKRGDVVAVLREAPLYQARLDQAKQQVALAKTELQLVQAGERHELLEAQQAVIDAHEAERALLESRLKRYGTLLDNNHVDQDHYDELVSQEKSLQAKIHREKSVLESLRSSRDEVIKKAEIAVLSAEAQEKEAAAALELHYIRAPFAGEIMDIHTWPGEGVWDEGAIVSIGDTSNMMVIAEVYETDLSRVKTGQRVRITGQVLDGELGGEVVEIQKMVENSRVFPLDPSAYVDHRIVLARIRPDNASVLAAYSHAHVIVTILSP, from the coding sequence GTGAATAGTTTGCGCCTTTTGCTGTCGATGTGTCTGATATTAACCGTTATCTCACTCTCCTCGGGATTTTCTCAAAACGTTGCCTGTATGGGGCAAGTCGTTCCAGGGGAACGGGTCGTGCGTCTTGCCGCACCGGCTGGAGCTATCGTAGGGGAACTTCCGGTGCAGCGTGGTTCACAGGTGAAGCGCGGGGATGTCGTGGCAGTTCTTCGAGAGGCGCCGCTCTATCAGGCGCGACTCGACCAGGCCAAACAGCAGGTTGCCCTTGCAAAAACGGAGTTGCAGCTGGTGCAGGCAGGTGAGCGGCACGAACTGCTGGAAGCCCAGCAGGCGGTCATCGATGCCCATGAAGCGGAACGCGCGTTGCTTGAAAGCCGACTGAAGCGATACGGTACCCTTCTTGATAACAATCATGTCGATCAGGATCACTATGACGAACTGGTCAGTCAGGAAAAATCCCTGCAGGCGAAAATACATCGGGAGAAAAGCGTTTTGGAAAGTCTGCGTTCCAGTCGCGATGAAGTGATAAAGAAGGCGGAAATCGCCGTGCTGTCCGCCGAAGCACAGGAAAAAGAAGCGGCCGCCGCCCTGGAACTGCACTACATCCGGGCGCCTTTTGCGGGGGAAATCATGGATATTCACACATGGCCGGGCGAAGGCGTCTGGGATGAAGGCGCGATCGTCAGCATCGGGGATACCTCGAATATGATGGTGATTGCCGAGGTGTACGAAACGGATCTTTCGCGGGTGAAAACGGGTCAGCGGGTGCGGATTACCGGGCAGGTGCTGGATGGGGAACTGGGCGGTGAGGTGGTGGAAATTCAGAAGATGGTCGAAAACAGCCGCGTTTTCCCGCTGGATCCTTCCGCATATGTGGATCATCGCATTGTCCTTGCACGTATTCGCCCCGACAATGCTTCAGTGCTTGCGGCATACAGTCATGCCCATGTCATCGTTACCATACTGTCACCATGA
- a CDS encoding FtsX-like permease family protein codes for MKIVQQWFALWRPGGIPLAWKQLMGDKKRFSVAVGGVSFGVILMLFQLGIYQAFMLMVARPIDGMRGELAMISRNFNYIMSTEPFPERRLYQTMALPEVEKVYPLLVQFASWRSQKTGINCEVALYGVNAYANPFILPEVLAHADALAMPDGALFDEMAPEEFGDVAGMLEQHGVMSGEINSRHVRVLGTFRRGGTLAVNCHVIVGMETFRRVTGYDGHSIDVGMIELKDGADAAETARKLNELLPDDIDVLTREEFIRKEQFYWQINTPIGFIVTAGMVIAMFVGSVIAYQTLYTDINDHIREYATLKALGLGSGFFLRLILQEAAILPAFGFIPGVLCAWLLFRLADSLGGMPTRLTVPDTLTVFCLTVLSCIIAGFLATRRLRAADPADIF; via the coding sequence ATGAAGATCGTTCAACAATGGTTTGCGCTGTGGCGACCGGGAGGAATCCCGTTGGCGTGGAAGCAGTTGATGGGCGATAAAAAGCGCTTTTCGGTGGCTGTGGGCGGTGTTTCATTCGGCGTTATTCTCATGTTGTTTCAACTTGGCATTTATCAGGCGTTTATGCTCATGGTTGCCCGCCCGATCGACGGGATGAGGGGCGAACTGGCTATGATCAGCCGCAATTTTAATTACATTATGAGTACGGAACCGTTCCCTGAGCGTCGATTGTATCAGACCATGGCGCTGCCGGAGGTCGAAAAGGTATATCCGCTCCTGGTTCAGTTCGCTTCATGGCGGAGCCAGAAAACCGGGATTAACTGTGAAGTTGCGCTCTATGGCGTCAATGCCTATGCCAACCCGTTTATTCTGCCGGAAGTCCTTGCCCATGCGGACGCACTGGCGATGCCGGACGGTGCGCTTTTTGACGAAATGGCACCGGAAGAATTCGGTGATGTTGCGGGGATGCTGGAACAGCACGGGGTGATGTCTGGCGAGATTAACAGTCGGCATGTGCGGGTTCTGGGCACGTTCCGGCGGGGTGGCACGCTTGCGGTGAATTGCCATGTCATCGTCGGCATGGAGACATTCCGGCGCGTGACGGGGTACGACGGTCACTCGATTGATGTCGGCATGATTGAACTAAAGGACGGTGCGGATGCCGCTGAAACGGCCCGAAAGCTCAATGAATTGCTTCCCGATGACATAGACGTTCTTACGCGCGAAGAATTTATCCGCAAGGAACAGTTCTACTGGCAAATCAATACGCCGATCGGTTTTATTGTCACCGCCGGCATGGTTATCGCCATGTTCGTCGGCTCCGTGATTGCCTATCAGACGCTGTACACCGATATCAATGACCATATCCGGGAATATGCCACATTGAAAGCGCTGGGACTGGGCAGCGGATTCTTTTTGCGGCTTATTTTGCAGGAAGCCGCGATTTTGCCGGCGTTCGGGTTTATCCCCGGTGTCCTGTGCGCCTGGCTGCTGTTTCGTCTGGCCGACTCACTGGGCGGGATGCCCACCCGCCTTACGGTTCCTGATACGCTGACGGTGTTTTGTCTGACGGTTTTATCCTGTATTATCGCCGGTTTTCTTGCCACACGCCGACTTCGCGCGGCTGACCCTGCGGATATTTTCTAG
- a CDS encoding ATP-binding cassette domain-containing protein: MNTEALITIENVSHTFGAGAAARTVLKNICVHFYAGEIVIVMGPSGAGKTTMLTLAGALRSPQNGSVKVMGYELCGASARQQLEVRRNIGFIFQHHNLLESLTALENVQMGLAHASDIPFDASRRRAEAMLDRVGLTDHTRKRPSELSGGQRQRVAIARALVREPAIVLADEPTAALDSHSGREIVELLLKLAREQHCAILLVTHDNRILDIADRILTLEDGCIEENNRALDRLKAGLLAAMQAIARYPSVLLSAPGTEANHHVQTTQNALTACRRDAAMLASRKLSSLLLEHSINLAEAAEQVHQIEAAVREFCERAIPTGRIGATSPIDQLYQSLDFLLLTAGDALTSDSVEELERLLLLTADRGEMMQTMRSRQSETLGEAHSDLRHGFFDLTDMFARAVYFLNKLAACWLAMRT, encoded by the coding sequence ATGAACACCGAAGCGCTCATTACCATCGAAAACGTCAGTCACACCTTCGGAGCAGGCGCTGCGGCACGAACAGTGCTGAAAAATATCTGTGTCCACTTTTACGCCGGAGAAATCGTGATCGTGATGGGACCCTCCGGTGCCGGAAAAACGACCATGCTGACATTGGCCGGCGCGCTGCGCTCTCCGCAAAATGGAAGTGTGAAGGTGATGGGATACGAATTGTGCGGCGCCAGCGCCAGGCAGCAGCTGGAGGTTCGCCGAAATATCGGTTTTATTTTCCAACATCATAACCTGCTGGAATCGCTGACCGCACTGGAAAATGTGCAGATGGGACTGGCGCACGCATCTGATATTCCCTTCGACGCATCGCGTCGACGTGCCGAGGCGATGCTCGATCGCGTTGGACTCACCGATCATACCCGCAAGCGCCCGTCAGAACTTTCCGGCGGGCAGCGGCAGCGTGTGGCCATTGCCCGCGCGCTGGTTCGGGAACCGGCGATTGTGCTGGCCGATGAACCAACCGCCGCGCTGGACAGTCATTCCGGACGCGAAATCGTCGAATTGCTGCTGAAGCTTGCTCGTGAACAGCATTGCGCCATTTTGCTGGTCACGCATGACAATCGCATTCTTGACATCGCCGATCGTATTCTGACGTTGGAGGACGGCTGCATCGAAGAAAACAACCGCGCATTGGATCGCCTGAAAGCAGGCCTTCTCGCCGCCATGCAGGCGATTGCCCGCTATCCTTCTGTGTTGCTTTCCGCCCCGGGAACGGAAGCGAATCATCACGTTCAGACCACACAAAATGCCCTGACCGCATGCCGTCGCGATGCCGCCATGCTTGCATCACGCAAACTGAGTTCGCTGTTGCTGGAGCATTCCATCAACTTGGCCGAGGCGGCGGAACAGGTGCATCAGATTGAAGCCGCCGTGAGGGAATTCTGCGAACGGGCGATCCCGACAGGCCGCATCGGCGCGACGAGCCCGATCGACCAACTTTACCAGAGCCTGGATTTTCTCCTGCTGACGGCAGGTGATGCGCTGACGTCGGACTCCGTTGAAGAACTGGAACGACTTTTGCTGCTGACCGCCGATCGTGGCGAAATGATGCAAACCATGCGAAGCAGGCAAAGCGAAACATTGGGCGAAGCCCACAGCGATCTGCGCCATGGCTTTTTCGATCTGACAGATATGTTTGCCCGCGCGGTCTATTTTCTCAATAAACTGGCCGCCTGCTGGCTCGCGATGAGGACGTGA
- a CDS encoding GNAT family N-acetyltransferase: protein MTLIIRKIEECDREAIFTWVAGLGWNPGIHDGDCLMATDPDGMFLAELNGAPVGCATAIAYDATFGFVGALVVDPALRGRAQSFMRRIYHHVNAYMGNRCVGLDAMPITQKFFAGTGSIPAYRHIRYDGILPGGDMSSDIVPLATVPFADVLTYDAACFPACRERFLRHWLDTYGAGGFACLRHGSLVGFGILRQALRGYRVGPLLADDVEAAEQILHAMSIISGDSPVALDVPEPNATAISMAERMGLKRGFDTMRMYTKAIPERPLERIFGIASYEFG, encoded by the coding sequence ATGACGCTTATAATCAGAAAGATAGAAGAATGCGACCGCGAAGCAATTTTCACATGGGTCGCTGGTCTGGGATGGAATCCCGGGATCCACGATGGGGACTGCCTGATGGCAACCGATCCCGACGGCATGTTTCTTGCGGAACTGAACGGCGCGCCTGTCGGATGCGCCACAGCCATAGCGTATGATGCCACATTCGGTTTTGTCGGCGCGCTGGTGGTGGATCCGGCGCTGCGCGGCAGAGCGCAAAGCTTCATGCGTCGGATTTATCATCACGTCAATGCATACATGGGGAATCGCTGTGTCGGACTGGATGCCATGCCGATAACGCAGAAATTTTTCGCCGGCACCGGAAGTATTCCAGCTTATCGGCATATCCGCTATGATGGCATCCTGCCTGGCGGGGATATGTCCAGCGATATCGTTCCCTTAGCGACGGTACCTTTTGCGGATGTGCTTACGTACGATGCGGCCTGTTTTCCCGCATGCCGGGAACGGTTCCTCCGCCACTGGCTCGACACCTACGGTGCCGGGGGATTTGCCTGCCTGCGGCACGGCAGCCTGGTCGGATTCGGCATCTTACGCCAGGCACTGCGCGGTTATCGTGTCGGCCCGCTCCTGGCGGACGATGTCGAAGCCGCCGAACAAATACTGCATGCCATGAGCATCATTTCGGGGGATTCACCCGTCGCACTGGATGTCCCTGAACCCAATGCCACAGCCATTTCAATGGCAGAACGCATGGGACTGAAACGCGGATTCGATACGATGCGGATGTATACAAAAGCCATACCCGAGCGACCGCTTGAGCGGATCTTCGGTATCGCCAGCTATGAATTCGGCTGA